Proteins encoded within one genomic window of Pygocentrus nattereri isolate fPygNat1 chromosome 9, fPygNat1.pri, whole genome shotgun sequence:
- the LOC108424941 gene encoding thyrotropin subunit beta encodes MGFVALPHILLFFSAAGVLLGCSLRNFTLHVEKPECGRCMVINTTICSGMCFSQDSNLRGLMGRAFLIQAVCVYQSVEYRSVKLPGCPAHADPLFVYPIARGCHCSKCNTVRNECVHTLRRSHTCRLKQLQTTDQ; translated from the exons ATGGGCTTTGTTGCTCTCCCTCACATTCTGCTGTTCTTCTCAGCTGCTGGGGTTCTGCTGGGATGCTCCTTGAGGAACTTTACTCTTCATGTGGAGAAGCCGGAGTGCGGGCGCTGCATGGTCATCAACACCACCATCTGCAGCGGGATGTGCTTCTCACAG gaCTCAAATCTGCGAGGCCTCATGGGGAGGGCCTTCCTGATCCAGGCAGTGTGCGTGTATCAGTCTGTTGAGTATCGTTCAGTCAAGCTGCCCGGATGCCCCGCCCATGCTGACCCACTCTTTGTTTACCCCATCGCCCGCGGCTGCCACTGCAGCAAGTGCAACACTGTGCGCAATGAGTGTGTTCATACACTTCGCCGCAGCCACACCTGCAGACTGAAACAGCTACAGACCACAGATCAATAA